A single window of Syntrophotalea acetylenica DNA harbors:
- a CDS encoding PilN domain-containing protein produces MIRINLLPVREAQKRARIFTQLAVGIAVLAVTVLACAGLYFAKAAQISHKKEDIRTAQQEINRLKKAIGEVADFKKKQAELQGKLDVLNDLKAKKSGPVHLLDDLSKVLPSKLWIESFKESGGKISIDGVGLNEEMVATFLRDLEASPYYRNVELKVTKQTKKKDLKLQQFSISCQVETPPRLETK; encoded by the coding sequence ATGATCCGCATTAATTTATTGCCGGTCAGAGAGGCACAGAAGCGCGCCAGAATTTTTACCCAGCTGGCAGTCGGCATCGCTGTCCTTGCCGTGACCGTGCTGGCGTGCGCCGGTCTCTATTTTGCCAAGGCGGCCCAGATCTCCCATAAAAAGGAGGATATCCGGACCGCGCAGCAGGAGATCAATCGCCTGAAGAAGGCGATTGGCGAAGTCGCTGACTTCAAAAAGAAGCAGGCCGAGCTGCAGGGCAAGCTGGATGTGCTGAACGATCTGAAGGCAAAGAAAAGTGGTCCGGTGCATCTGCTTGACGATCTCAGCAAAGTGCTGCCCTCCAAATTGTGGATCGAGTCCTTCAAGGAGTCCGGAGGCAAGATCAGCATCGATGGCGTGGGGCTGAATGAGGAGATGGTTGCCACTTTCCTGCGGGATCTGGAGGCGTCACCCTATTACAGAAATGTTGAACTGAAGGTGACCAAACAGACCAAAAAGAAGGATCTCAAGCTTCAGCAGTTTTCCATATCCTGTCAGGTTGAGACGCCACCAAGACTCGAAACGAAATAG
- a CDS encoding type IV pilin protein: protein MLEKFRKSQKGFTLIELLIVVAIIGILAAIAIPQFAAYRTRAFNSAAQSDLRNFKTSMEANFSDEQAYEETFTEI from the coding sequence ATGTTGGAGAAGTTCCGTAAATCACAAAAGGGTTTCACCCTGATCGAACTGCTGATCGTCGTCGCGATCATTGGTATTCTGGCCGCGATTGCGATTCCGCAGTTCGCCGCGTATCGAACCCGAGCGTTTAATAGTGCCGCGCAGAGTGATCTGCGCAACTTCAAGACTTCCATGGAAGCGAATTTCTCGGATGAGCAAGCATATGAAGAGACCTTCACTGAAATTTAA
- a CDS encoding prepilin peptidase → MSITFLNTVIFIFGAVIGSFLNVCIFRIPAGVSIVKPASRCPVCESPIRWYQNIPILSYLVLGGRCARCQHSISWRYPLVEALTGLLFLLVFRSFGMMWATPVYWVLVAALVAISFIDLDHQIIPDVISLPGVPAGFLLTFLVPWLSWKDSLLGILIGGGSLACVAWIYYLVTRNEGMGMGDVKLLAMLGAFMGWKAILPIIFIGSVIGSLVGVPLMLIKRADGKLAIPFGPFLSLGAIVFLLWGADLINWYLSFLPR, encoded by the coding sequence ATGTCGATCACTTTTCTCAATACGGTCATTTTTATCTTCGGTGCGGTCATCGGTTCCTTCCTCAACGTCTGCATCTTTCGCATCCCGGCCGGTGTTTCCATCGTAAAGCCGGCATCCCGCTGCCCTGTCTGCGAGTCTCCCATCCGCTGGTATCAGAACATCCCCATTCTCAGCTATCTGGTGCTGGGTGGGCGCTGTGCCCGATGCCAACACAGCATTTCCTGGCGCTATCCCCTTGTCGAGGCGCTGACCGGGCTGCTGTTCCTGCTGGTTTTCAGAAGTTTCGGCATGATGTGGGCTACGCCGGTGTACTGGGTGCTGGTTGCGGCGCTGGTCGCCATCTCCTTCATCGACCTCGATCATCAGATCATCCCCGATGTTATCAGTCTGCCCGGGGTCCCGGCCGGTTTTCTGCTGACGTTTCTGGTGCCGTGGCTGTCCTGGAAGGATTCTTTGCTGGGGATTCTGATCGGTGGAGGAAGTCTGGCCTGCGTGGCGTGGATCTATTATCTTGTGACCCGGAACGAGGGCATGGGCATGGGGGATGTCAAGCTGCTGGCAATGCTCGGCGCCTTTATGGGATGGAAGGCTATTTTGCCGATTATTTTCATTGGTTCCGTGATCGGCTCTCTTGTCGGTGTACCGCTGATGCTCATCAAGCGTGCCGATGGTAAATTGGCGATTCCCTTCGGCCCTTTTTTGTCCCTGGGGGCCATCGTCTTCCTGTTGTGGGGGGCGGATCTCATAAACTGGTACCTGTCTTTTTTGCCAAGATAG
- a CDS encoding type 4a pilus biogenesis protein PilO: protein MALGLEKISKLKLYQQLIVLGVIVLLVAAAFVFGVYRPMLQELKDLDNEYARVESKLLEDQRIASNLPAFRAEFEKLQAQLNEALAELPNQKEIPSLLTSIAGLAREEGLEVLSFKPKAEQVKGFYAEVPVDLELQGAYHEVAMFFYKIGNLARIVNINNLYMDKARMAAGRNVLSIKCLATTFRFVENAPEPGNRKGKKRK, encoded by the coding sequence ATGGCCCTGGGGTTGGAAAAAATATCCAAGCTGAAACTCTATCAGCAACTGATTGTTTTGGGTGTCATTGTCCTGCTGGTTGCCGCGGCGTTTGTTTTCGGCGTTTATCGCCCTATGCTGCAGGAACTGAAGGACCTTGACAATGAATATGCCCGAGTGGAATCCAAACTGCTGGAAGATCAACGAATCGCCAGCAACCTTCCTGCTTTTCGGGCGGAATTTGAAAAGCTGCAGGCGCAACTCAATGAAGCTCTGGCCGAACTGCCCAATCAGAAGGAGATCCCATCGCTGCTGACCAGCATAGCCGGTCTCGCCCGCGAGGAAGGCCTGGAGGTTTTGAGTTTCAAGCCCAAGGCGGAGCAGGTCAAGGGTTTTTACGCCGAGGTGCCCGTGGATCTGGAACTGCAGGGAGCCTATCATGAAGTTGCCATGTTCTTTTACAAAATAGGCAACCTTGCGCGTATCGTCAACATCAACAACCTTTACATGGACAAGGCCAGAATGGCGGCAGGGCGCAATGTCCTTTCCATCAAATGTCTTGCGACCACTTTCAGGTTTGTAGAGAACGCTCCGGAGCCTGGTAATCGGAAAGGAAAGAAAAGAAAATGA
- a CDS encoding pilus assembly protein PilP codes for MSFRRFLSVGLLCCAWLVLAFGCQSKEQTVDKPVAKQAVKKKVARNDIARPGEKMPSEGSAQEPYVYSPAGRRDPFIALLEVKKAIPVDEGPLTPLQTFEVGQLRLAGVVVGHARPIAMVMVPGGKSYIVKKGDKVGKNHGTVIAINEQGVLVRERFYDFAGDIRENVQQIPLPKRSGVE; via the coding sequence ATGAGTTTCCGCCGGTTTTTGTCAGTAGGGCTGCTTTGCTGTGCCTGGTTGGTTCTCGCTTTTGGCTGCCAGTCGAAGGAACAGACGGTTGACAAGCCCGTTGCGAAACAGGCCGTCAAAAAAAAGGTGGCCAGGAATGACATCGCCAGGCCTGGCGAAAAAATGCCATCGGAGGGATCCGCGCAGGAGCCTTATGTTTACAGTCCAGCCGGGCGCCGGGATCCCTTTATTGCCTTGCTCGAGGTCAAAAAAGCTATTCCTGTTGACGAAGGGCCCTTGACGCCTCTGCAGACCTTTGAAGTGGGACAACTGAGGCTCGCCGGAGTCGTGGTCGGACATGCCAGGCCGATCGCCATGGTTATGGTGCCGGGAGGAAAGTCCTACATCGTCAAAAAGGGGGATAAGGTCGGCAAGAATCATGGAACCGTCATCGCTATAAATGAACAAGGGGTTCTGGTAAGAGAGAGGTTTTATGATTTTGCCGGAGACATCCGGGAAAACGTTCAGCAGATCCCACTTCCCAAGCGGTCAGGAGTCGAATGA
- a CDS encoding sigma-54-dependent transcriptional regulator: MASPLDKTTMDTGQKNRHRILVVDDEEGMRDYLAILLRRDGYQVEVASDGQQAVTQLKDQAYDLIISDIKMPRLDGFGVLDYVNERCPGTAIIMITAFSTTEQAVDAMKKGAYDYITKPFKNEEIRLIVENALERIDLRRENQHLKKALGTRFSFSNIIGKSKLMQEVYSLIEKVAASKVNVLITGESGTGKELVAKAIHYNSERRDQPFIAINCGAIPENLLESELFGYEKGAFTGAVQQKQGLFEVADGGTLFLDEIAELPPMMQVKLLRVLQEHEFRRVGGTRNLKVDVRLVAATNKNLGDAVSGGSFREDLFYRLNVIQIGLPPLRERREDIPLLVEHFLEKLCKAETMQVPDGVMRRLLDYNWPGNIRELENTIERCLVLGRGGSICESCLPAHIAGSSEGFSETRFLLPDGGFDLDAHLGAIEKEILLQALERTGGIRKRAAELLGITFRSIRYRLAKFGIEVEGDD, encoded by the coding sequence ATGGCATCCCCTTTGGACAAAACAACCATGGACACTGGGCAGAAAAATCGGCATCGCATTCTCGTCGTCGACGACGAAGAGGGCATGCGTGATTACCTTGCAATTCTGCTGCGGCGGGATGGTTATCAGGTTGAAGTCGCGTCCGACGGCCAACAGGCTGTCACGCAGCTCAAGGACCAGGCTTACGATCTGATCATCAGCGATATCAAAATGCCGAGACTTGACGGTTTCGGCGTTCTCGACTATGTCAACGAGCGCTGCCCCGGCACCGCCATCATCATGATTACCGCCTTTTCCACCACGGAGCAGGCGGTCGACGCCATGAAAAAGGGCGCCTACGACTACATCACCAAGCCCTTTAAAAACGAAGAGATCCGCCTGATTGTCGAAAACGCGCTGGAGCGCATCGATCTGCGCCGCGAAAATCAGCATCTCAAAAAAGCGCTGGGCACCAGGTTCTCCTTCTCCAATATCATCGGCAAAAGCAAGCTGATGCAGGAAGTCTATTCCCTGATCGAAAAGGTTGCCGCCAGCAAGGTCAACGTCCTGATCACCGGGGAAAGCGGCACCGGCAAGGAGCTGGTGGCCAAGGCCATCCACTACAACAGCGAACGGCGCGATCAGCCTTTCATCGCCATCAATTGCGGCGCTATCCCGGAAAACCTGCTGGAGAGCGAACTGTTCGGGTACGAAAAGGGCGCTTTTACCGGCGCGGTTCAGCAAAAGCAGGGCCTGTTCGAAGTCGCCGATGGCGGTACCTTGTTCCTCGATGAAATCGCCGAACTGCCGCCGATGATGCAGGTCAAGCTGCTGCGCGTGCTGCAGGAGCACGAATTTCGCCGGGTCGGGGGCACCCGCAACCTGAAAGTGGATGTGCGGCTGGTGGCGGCTACCAACAAGAACCTGGGCGACGCGGTGTCGGGCGGAAGTTTCCGGGAAGATTTGTTTTACCGGCTCAATGTCATCCAGATCGGCTTGCCACCATTGCGCGAGCGGCGCGAGGATATCCCGCTGCTGGTCGAGCATTTTCTGGAAAAACTGTGTAAAGCCGAAACCATGCAGGTTCCGGATGGCGTCATGCGCCGGTTGCTGGATTACAACTGGCCCGGCAATATCCGGGAACTAGAAAACACCATCGAGCGATGCCTGGTTCTCGGCAGGGGCGGGTCGATCTGCGAAAGCTGCCTTCCCGCGCATATTGCCGGCAGTAGCGAGGGCTTCTCCGAGACCCGGTTCCTGTTGCCGGATGGGGGATTCGATCTGGACGCCCATCTTGGCGCCATCGAAAAGGAAATCCTGCTGCAGGCCCTCGAACGCACCGGCGGCATCCGCAAGCGGGCCGCCGAGCTGCTGGGCATCACCTTTCGCTCCATCCGCTACCGGCTGGCCAAGTTCGGTATCGAAGTCGAAGGCGACGATTAG
- a CDS encoding two-component system sensor histidine kinase NtrB has protein sequence MSPQAVSRMTPRLMHWFLGVRVLVIGLFLGGAIVFQHKGSTGYLWVELRCLYLLVAAAYAQTLVSLLLVRMFGPARWLAQLQIGLDLLFATALIHITGGIESFFASFYILIILSGVLLLSRRDVLIVASAAAILYGGLINLQYYRFIPPVPGLALPLEISGVETLYKLFINISAFLLVGLLGGLLVSRLRLSEHDRQKITIDYEELERLNRAILANMTSGLIIVDRQLCIRSMNAAAEDMLCVVFEHAYHTQLSRYFPDVTLLQDGQFQVVSRGEGWLVDGMGNRRPIGFNTSVLTDPAQAVDGLLITFQDLTNLKEMEERLKRTDRLAAVGQLAAGLAHEIRNPLASISGSVQLLRENEALSPEDRHLMNIVVREADRLNGLLKEFLLFARPSPPHQIWFKASTLIGELADLCTADGRFAALEIQQNSPPGAMIYGDRNQLQQAVWNLLINAAEAMPEGGRLELAYRPLTRQLVVTDSGPGVSEALRQKIYDPFFTTKDHGTGLGLATVHSIVEAHGGTLEHQPGIDGGATFLISLPV, from the coding sequence ATGTCACCACAAGCCGTTTCCCGAATGACGCCGAGGCTGATGCACTGGTTTCTCGGCGTGCGCGTGCTGGTCATCGGCCTGTTTCTGGGCGGCGCCATAGTGTTTCAGCACAAAGGCAGCACTGGCTATCTTTGGGTAGAGTTGCGCTGCCTTTATCTGTTGGTGGCGGCGGCTTATGCGCAGACCCTCGTGTCCCTGCTGCTGGTCAGGATGTTCGGTCCGGCGCGGTGGCTGGCGCAGCTGCAGATCGGACTGGATCTGCTGTTTGCCACGGCGCTGATTCACATTACCGGCGGCATCGAAAGCTTTTTCGCTTCTTTTTACATCCTCATAATTCTCAGCGGGGTGTTGCTGCTATCCCGCCGGGACGTTCTGATTGTCGCCTCGGCCGCCGCCATCCTGTACGGGGGGCTGATCAACCTGCAGTATTACCGGTTTATCCCGCCGGTTCCGGGATTGGCGCTGCCCCTGGAAATCAGCGGGGTGGAAACCCTGTACAAGCTGTTTATCAACATCAGCGCCTTTTTGCTGGTAGGGCTTCTCGGCGGCCTGCTGGTCAGCCGCCTGCGGCTCAGCGAACATGACCGCCAGAAAATCACCATCGATTACGAGGAACTCGAAAGGCTCAACCGGGCGATTCTGGCGAATATGACCAGCGGTCTGATCATCGTCGACCGCCAACTTTGCATACGTTCCATGAATGCCGCTGCCGAGGATATGCTTTGCGTGGTCTTCGAACATGCCTATCACACACAGTTGTCCCGTTATTTTCCTGATGTGACGCTGTTGCAGGATGGGCAGTTTCAGGTCGTGTCCCGGGGCGAGGGGTGGCTTGTCGACGGCATGGGCAACCGGCGCCCGATCGGCTTCAATACCTCGGTGCTGACCGATCCCGCACAGGCTGTTGACGGCTTGCTGATCACCTTTCAGGACCTGACCAATCTGAAGGAGATGGAGGAGCGCCTCAAACGCACCGATCGCCTGGCCGCGGTGGGTCAGCTTGCCGCCGGCCTGGCTCATGAGATACGCAATCCCCTCGCTTCCATCAGCGGTTCCGTGCAGCTGCTTCGTGAAAATGAAGCGCTGAGTCCGGAAGACCGCCACCTGATGAATATCGTGGTGCGCGAGGCCGACCGGCTTAACGGCCTGCTGAAGGAATTCCTCCTGTTCGCGCGGCCTTCGCCACCGCATCAGATCTGGTTCAAGGCCAGCACACTGATTGGCGAGCTTGCCGACCTGTGTACTGCGGACGGGCGTTTTGCCGCGCTGGAAATCCAGCAGAACAGCCCCCCCGGCGCCATGATTTACGGCGACAGGAACCAGTTGCAGCAGGCGGTATGGAACCTTCTCATCAATGCCGCCGAAGCGATGCCCGAAGGCGGGCGCCTGGAGCTGGCCTATCGGCCGCTGACGCGGCAGCTGGTGGTTACCGATTCCGGTCCGGGGGTTTCCGAAGCGTTGCGCCAGAAAATATACGACCCCTTCTTTACAACCAAGGATCACGGCACCGGTCTGGGGCTGGCCACCGTGCACAGCATCGTCGAAGCGCATGGCGGCACCCTCGAGCATCAGCCCGGCATCGATGGTGGCGCCACATTCCTGATCAGCCTGCCGGTTTGA
- a CDS encoding ABC transporter permease subunit yields MGRFAWTTMLGFWRDRLFLGLLALSVALSLAPVVGMLSMRQVTELTMTLCLSLSSLLLLLLAVFGGTTVLWRDFERRYAQSVLTLPVRRWQVLLGKFLGVALFLAGVALALALVSAGCILFATSIYPPDRPVVWGLFVAAMVFDTLKYILLAAIGVLFSSVSTNLFLPIFGTVILYLVGTATQDVYEYLSGPLAETVTPAVGHIVRFLYYFLPNLKAFDLKLNAIYGLAFTPFEGVMVMGYFIGYISVVLGLALVAFNRREFL; encoded by the coding sequence ATGGGGCGTTTTGCGTGGACTACAATGCTTGGTTTTTGGCGCGACCGCTTGTTTCTTGGTCTGCTGGCCTTATCGGTCGCCCTGTCGCTGGCCCCGGTAGTTGGCATGCTTTCCATGCGGCAGGTTACGGAGTTGACTATGACTCTGTGTCTTTCCTTGTCTTCTCTGTTGCTGTTGCTGCTGGCTGTATTTGGCGGCACAACCGTGCTGTGGCGTGATTTTGAAAGGCGCTATGCGCAAAGCGTTTTGACCCTCCCTGTGCGGCGCTGGCAGGTTTTGCTAGGCAAGTTTCTCGGCGTCGCCTTGTTTTTGGCTGGTGTCGCGCTGGCACTGGCCCTAGTCAGTGCTGGCTGCATCCTGTTTGCAACCTCCATTTATCCGCCCGATCGACCTGTGGTTTGGGGTCTTTTTGTTGCAGCCATGGTTTTTGATACGCTCAAATACATTCTTTTGGCCGCTATTGGTGTGTTGTTCTCTTCCGTCAGTACCAACTTATTTTTGCCTATCTTCGGCACGGTGATTCTATACCTGGTTGGCACCGCCACGCAGGATGTTTACGAATATCTTTCGGGGCCCCTGGCCGAGACCGTTACGCCCGCAGTAGGACATATAGTCCGTTTTTTGTACTATTTTCTACCTAATCTGAAGGCTTTTGATCTCAAACTGAATGCTATTTATGGATTGGCTTTCACCCCATTTGAAGGGGTAATGGTGATGGGTTATTTTATTGGCTACATTTCCGTGGTGTTGGGACTGGCATTGGTGGCGTTCAACCGCCGGGAATTTTTGTGA
- a CDS encoding ABC transporter ATP-binding protein, with the protein MQGAIAIQNLCKTYRGKRGKRVTALADLNLQVEVGQVFGFLGPNGAGKSTTIKLLLDLIRPTSGVCRLFGADSRDPATRQRIGYLPENPSFYDYLSAEEYLSFVGSAFRLDRSIMAARKGEVLKQLGLWDVRKRAIRTYSKGMVQRLGIAQALLHDPDLLIFDEPMSGLDPLGRALVKSVIRELRQLGKTVFFSTHITADVEAVCDRVGILVGGHLRVVTDVNKILTRGLQGYVVEVITDGGAVSIAEVGKDDLQKELNRFWSEGSRIERIEPIRPDMESYFLSVVQQVEAP; encoded by the coding sequence GTGCAAGGGGCTATAGCAATTCAAAATCTGTGCAAAACTTATCGCGGAAAACGGGGTAAGCGTGTTACTGCCCTGGCTGATTTGAATCTGCAGGTCGAAGTCGGACAGGTTTTTGGCTTTCTGGGGCCTAACGGTGCAGGCAAAAGCACCACCATAAAATTGCTTCTGGACCTCATTCGTCCAACCTCCGGGGTATGTCGTCTGTTCGGTGCCGATTCGCGCGACCCCGCTACTCGGCAGAGGATTGGCTATCTTCCTGAGAATCCATCATTTTACGACTATCTTTCAGCTGAAGAGTATTTGTCCTTCGTTGGCAGTGCTTTTCGTCTGGATCGTTCTATAATGGCTGCGCGTAAGGGAGAAGTATTAAAACAGTTGGGTCTTTGGGATGTCCGAAAAAGAGCCATTCGAACCTACAGCAAGGGTATGGTTCAGCGCCTCGGTATTGCTCAAGCCCTGCTTCACGATCCGGATCTCTTGATTTTTGATGAGCCTATGAGTGGGCTTGATCCTTTAGGACGAGCCCTTGTCAAAAGCGTAATTAGGGAATTGCGCCAGTTAGGCAAAACTGTATTTTTCAGTACTCATATCACTGCCGATGTCGAGGCGGTATGCGACCGGGTTGGAATACTTGTTGGTGGGCATTTGCGGGTAGTCACCGATGTAAATAAAATTCTGACCAGGGGGCTACAAGGCTACGTTGTTGAAGTCATCACAGACGGAGGCGCTGTCTCGATAGCGGAGGTTGGGAAGGATGACCTTCAAAAGGAATTGAATCGTTTTTGGAGTGAAGGCTCGCGTATAGAACGCATCGAACCCATTCGCCCTGATATGGAAAGCTATTTCCTGAGTGTTGTTCAGCAAGTCGAGGCGCCATGA
- the pilM gene encoding type IV pilus assembly protein PilM: MFFLNKKDIVGVDIGSHSIKLVQLRREKSGWHLVNLGMAQLPPETIVDNTIMDSGAVVECLRNLAESQGLKTKNVASAVSGNSVIIRKIKMPTMTEVEAEAAIEWEAEQYIPFEIAEVNLDFQILGPDSQDPSNMDVVLVAAKKDFVNEYVAVFDEAGFSPLIMDIDCFALENAYQANYDQDEEVVALVNVGASSMNINILKNGTSVFTRDIQIGGNTFNQEIQKKLGLTGLEAEKVKLGASLPDVDSADIDNVLKETMDHLSQEIQRSLDFYSATSSDDRIQRVYLSGGVAKTAGCVESLQQRLGVDVELLDPFRQIHVDEKHFDMEFIHAVSPFFALGVGLATRRLGDK; this comes from the coding sequence ATGTTCTTCTTGAATAAAAAAGATATTGTTGGCGTGGATATCGGGTCTCACTCCATTAAACTGGTGCAATTGCGCAGGGAGAAAAGCGGTTGGCATCTGGTCAATCTCGGCATGGCCCAACTGCCGCCCGAAACCATTGTCGACAATACCATTATGGATTCCGGCGCGGTGGTGGAGTGTCTACGGAATCTGGCGGAAAGCCAAGGCCTCAAGACAAAAAATGTCGCTTCGGCTGTTTCGGGAAATTCCGTCATTATAAGAAAGATCAAAATGCCCACCATGACGGAGGTCGAGGCCGAAGCCGCCATCGAGTGGGAGGCGGAGCAGTATATCCCTTTTGAAATTGCGGAAGTGAATCTCGATTTTCAGATCCTCGGGCCGGATTCCCAGGATCCCTCCAATATGGATGTGGTGCTGGTGGCCGCCAAGAAAGATTTCGTCAATGAATACGTAGCGGTCTTCGATGAGGCCGGTTTTTCGCCACTGATTATGGATATTGACTGTTTTGCGTTGGAAAATGCCTACCAGGCCAATTATGATCAGGACGAGGAGGTGGTGGCCCTGGTGAATGTGGGGGCTTCGTCCATGAACATCAATATATTGAAGAACGGCACCTCGGTGTTTACCCGCGATATTCAGATAGGGGGCAATACCTTTAACCAGGAAATTCAGAAAAAACTGGGTCTCACCGGTCTCGAGGCGGAGAAAGTAAAACTGGGCGCCTCCTTGCCGGATGTCGATTCAGCCGATATCGATAACGTTTTGAAGGAGACCATGGATCATCTTTCGCAGGAGATTCAGAGGTCTCTTGATTTTTATTCCGCCACATCGTCCGACGACAGGATTCAGAGGGTATATCTCTCCGGCGGGGTGGCGAAAACTGCGGGGTGTGTCGAAAGTCTTCAGCAGCGCCTGGGAGTTGACGTCGAGTTGCTGGATCCTTTTCGCCAGATTCATGTTGACGAAAAACATTTTGACATGGAATTCATTCATGCTGTCAGTCCTTTCTTTGCGTTGGGGGTGGGGCTGGCCACAAGGAGGTTGGGCGATAAATGA
- a CDS encoding type II secretion system F family protein: MAKFAWEGKTRGGEVQKGEMEAPSEAAVGSQLRRQGIMPSKIRQRGKGLDVEIKIPGMGGKVSTKDLVVFTRQFATMIDAGLALVQCLDILGRQQENKVMKKVLIDVKESVESGSTFADALKKHPKVFDELFANLVAAGEVGGILDTILNRLAAYLEKAHKLKKKVKSAMTYPATVVGIAVIVIGVIMVFVIPSFEKMFADFGSALPAPTQVVINLSNFIRSWIFAIIGAVMLFIFLFKRFYATPKGRALVDAYALKVPVFGTLIRKVAVAKFSRTLGTMISSGVPILDGLDIVAKTAGNKTVEEAIYKVRRSISEGKTIAEPLEKTGVFPPMVCQMIAVGEQSGSIDSMLNKIADFYDDEVDDAVGNLTAMMEPMLMLFLGTTVGGLVIAMYLPIFKIAGTVGG, encoded by the coding sequence GTGGCCAAGTTTGCGTGGGAAGGAAAAACCCGCGGCGGCGAAGTCCAGAAGGGGGAGATGGAAGCGCCCAGCGAGGCGGCCGTCGGTTCCCAGTTGCGGCGTCAGGGCATCATGCCCAGCAAGATCAGGCAACGAGGCAAGGGGCTTGATGTCGAAATAAAGATCCCCGGCATGGGTGGCAAGGTAAGCACCAAGGATCTGGTGGTCTTCACCCGCCAGTTCGCGACCATGATCGATGCCGGCCTGGCCCTTGTTCAATGCCTGGATATTCTGGGGCGTCAGCAGGAAAACAAAGTGATGAAAAAGGTGCTGATCGACGTCAAGGAAAGTGTCGAGTCGGGATCCACCTTTGCCGATGCCCTGAAAAAGCACCCCAAAGTCTTCGATGAGCTGTTCGCCAACCTGGTGGCGGCGGGGGAGGTCGGCGGCATTCTCGATACCATCCTCAACCGTCTCGCCGCCTATCTGGAAAAAGCGCACAAACTCAAGAAAAAAGTCAAAAGCGCCATGACCTATCCGGCCACGGTCGTCGGCATCGCCGTCATCGTCATCGGCGTCATCATGGTGTTTGTCATCCCTTCCTTTGAAAAAATGTTCGCCGATTTCGGCAGCGCGCTGCCGGCGCCCACCCAGGTGGTCATCAATCTGAGCAACTTCATACGGAGCTGGATTTTTGCCATCATCGGCGCCGTCATGCTGTTCATTTTTCTGTTCAAACGCTTTTACGCGACCCCCAAGGGCCGCGCGCTGGTCGATGCGTACGCCCTCAAGGTGCCGGTTTTCGGCACCCTGATTCGCAAAGTCGCGGTGGCCAAGTTCTCGCGGACGCTGGGCACCATGATATCCAGCGGCGTGCCGATCCTGGACGGCCTCGATATCGTCGCCAAAACGGCCGGCAACAAAACCGTCGAGGAGGCCATCTACAAGGTGCGCAGAAGCATCAGCGAGGGCAAGACCATTGCCGAACCTCTGGAAAAGACCGGGGTGTTTCCGCCCATGGTGTGCCAGATGATCGCGGTCGGCGAGCAGTCCGGTTCGATCGACAGCATGCTTAACAAGATCGCCGATTTTTACGATGATGAAGTCGATGACGCAGTCGGCAATCTCACCGCCATGATGGAGCCGATGCTCATGTTGTTTCTGGGCACCACGGTCGGTGGCCTGGTTATCGCCATGTACCTGCCGATCTTCAAAATCGCCGGTACCGTCGGCGGCTGA